ACAGGCGCTCGGGATTAAGGCAGTGTTCGGGAACCAACCTTCCAAGCGTATTCCGGCTTGGGAGATCCCTCACATGAGGCCGTAAACAATTCCTTGCTTGGCCTGCTTACCGGGCGCTGATTCCGCTGCTGCCAAATGAGAAGCGTTCGGGATGACGCGCGGGGAGGGATGATTGGCAGGGCGCAGCGCAGGCGGAGTCGAAGGATCTCGTATTCCGGCTTGGGAGGCTGTTACAAGTTCGCAATTGGACTGCCCTACAGTTACTTTTTACAAGTTGGCCCGAAAAAAAATCGCGACCGCGCTTCGCGCGGTTTGGTGTAAAGGGTCAAAGGGTCAAAGGGTCTAATCCCCGACACAACGGACAGAGAAGCCATACCCCTTGTTGCCATTGCCACGGCTCACCGAAGCATCACCATGGTCAAGAACGCGTAACCAGGCATAATCTGTACTGTCCTCGGAAGAACTCCACCAGAGGCCGTTAGAACCCAGGTTGGAGAAGGACCTAATGTTGTCGCTACGCCAACCGCCCGGGAGAGCTGAAAAGGCGCTTTCGTTTGTGGCACCCGTATTCGGGCTGCGCCAATGTTGGGTACCGGTGGATTTCAGCTTGCCGCCGGCTATATTACGGCCTCCCAAATTATCCTCAAGAATCGTCCAGTCCCGGTCGCTCGGTACCCGCCAGCCTTCAGGGCACAACCCCCTGCGGTCATTCACAGCATGCCAGTTGTACAGCTTGCCGTAGGTACGGCCATTTGATCTTCTATTCCTGTAATACGCCCACGCACCGCTGTTCAGGCGTGTCCAATCTGTATTGCCTCTCACGTTCGGGATCGCGCTGCCATCCCGATACCGGCTTGTGTTCAGGTTTTCGGCCATCCAGCACTGATCCCCAATACTAACCGTTCTGTAGGTGTTCCCGTCTATGTCGGTAATGGTTGTCGATCTGCAAGCGCCAATAAAGCCCTCTTCCATCAGTATGCTAACCCGCAGGGTTTCATCCAACACAATCACTATCTGCTGCTCTTCCGGCAAATGGCCTTCCGCCGTGGCGCGGAGGGTGTAGGGTCCAGCTTTCACATTGCGGAGAAGGCTTAGCCCGTTCCATTCATTTACCGTGCGACCTGTAGCATCAATCAGCTCCACACGGGCATCGCCCGGGGTAACATTAAACTGAAGGCTTCCGGTATGCGCCTGCAGGGTGATGTCCCGGCTGAGGCGTTCATTCAGGGCTATATCAATGGTTTCGGAAAGCGGCTCATAATGCTCTTTTTCGATTTCGAGGCGGTACCGACCGGGCGCAAGTTCGAGCAGGCGTTGGCCTGCGACTTCCTCCCGGTTGATTAAAACGGTTGCGTCGGCGGGGGTTACGGTCAGGGCAAGCTCCCCGATATTGCGGGTGAGGTTGACGGTAAATTCGTTGTCGCCCTCCTCCGACACGACAATGGTTCTGCTCTGACTCACAAAACCGGTCTGCGTGAGTTGCAGTGCATAGCTGCCGGGATACAGAAACAAGCCGCGCGTGCCGGAGCGGTCAATCTCCCCCCTTTCCGTGCCGTCAATCACGACCCGGGCGCCTTCCACATTCGAACGGATGCGCACGGGTACGATGTCGATTTCATCGAGGCGGTAATTGAACTGAATGTTGCGCTCGCTTACCTCCACGAAGTCGGAGATGGCGCGGTAGCCTTCGCGCTCGATTTGGACTTCGCGGGTACCGGCGGGCAGGGCGACGGTCTCGCCGGAGCGGATGAGTTCGCCGTCAACGGCGATTCGCGCATCGGCGGGGGTTACGTTGAAGATGACCGAAATCAGGTTTTCACTCCGGCTTTGCGGCTTGGCGGTGAATTCGACGACCTGCCGGGCCTGAAGCGGTCCCGTGCCAATACGCGTTTGCATGAAGCCGGGCGCCTCAAAGGTCAGAATTTGCGGCCTCGGCTCGATAATCACCCGGTACACCCCGATGGCCGGCTCTGACAGGTCGGCGACAATCCCGAGTGTTGAGTTGATGCGCAGGTTCGGCACGCTGCTCTCCACAATCACCGCGGCATACCGCGTGTAATCCTGAAACACCGCAACGCGGTTCGAAGCGATGCGCTCAACATCGAGGCGGCGGAGGTCTTGGGCGTGGGAGAGCTGAGGCGTGATAGACTCGGCTATGAGAAGGCTGAAAAATAAAAGTAGGGCTACGGTGCAGGAGACAGCGGAAGGCGTTGACTTCATCAGAATGAAAATTATTGAGGCGGGAGGCTGATAGACTTGTAAAAGTTGCGGGATATTCGATAAAATACAAATTATCCAACTCTGATATTGGGAATAACTGCCTTACGGAGTGCTGTTTATTGCGATTTTAGTACAAGATATTTAGCAATTTGCTATTCAAAAGGTGGAAAGTTTTGGATCATCGGAATTGCCTGAAGTTCCTTCGAAAATATACAGGACAATCTGAACAGTGGTAAATGGCGAGAGCCCAAAGAAGCCTCCATAAACGGCACACCTTTAATCCCGAAGGGA
This genomic stretch from Cyclonatronum proteinivorum harbors:
- a CDS encoding FISUMP domain-containing protein: MKSTPSAVSCTVALLLFFSLLIAESITPQLSHAQDLRRLDVERIASNRVAVFQDYTRYAAVIVESSVPNLRINSTLGIVADLSEPAIGVYRVIIEPRPQILTFEAPGFMQTRIGTGPLQARQVVEFTAKPQSRSENLISVIFNVTPADARIAVDGELIRSGETVALPAGTREVQIEREGYRAISDFVEVSERNIQFNYRLDEIDIVPVRIRSNVEGARVVIDGTERGEIDRSGTRGLFLYPGSYALQLTQTGFVSQSRTIVVSEEGDNEFTVNLTRNIGELALTVTPADATVLINREEVAGQRLLELAPGRYRLEIEKEHYEPLSETIDIALNERLSRDITLQAHTGSLQFNVTPGDARVELIDATGRTVNEWNGLSLLRNVKAGPYTLRATAEGHLPEEQQIVIVLDETLRVSILMEEGFIGACRSTTITDIDGNTYRTVSIGDQCWMAENLNTSRYRDGSAIPNVRGNTDWTRLNSGAWAYYRNRRSNGRTYGKLYNWHAVNDRRGLCPEGWRVPSDRDWTILEDNLGGRNIAGGKLKSTGTQHWRSPNTGATNESAFSALPGGWRSDNIRSFSNLGSNGLWWSSSEDSTDYAWLRVLDHGDASVSRGNGNKGYGFSVRCVGD